A stretch of Gemmatimonas aurantiaca T-27 DNA encodes these proteins:
- a CDS encoding ABC transporter permease produces MPFFEAIRLALSTIRTQKLKSAFTLLGVCIGVMFLISVVSIVEGMGRYMEDDLVGKLIGLNTFEVRNRPNINIGDVDAATWEEYRRRPRIEITDVEPVTSALPADANWYIVSDGQVTASTTVSGKPRQVQVSAVDGDYFNMKKLGVSEGRVLSEQELSRGEKVAVIGIDAAKRLFPGLDPVDREVRLGGVPYRIVGIAETQGQIFGMSMDNFLVTTWRSPVRRLVNPRPNIVDAIAIQLPSEPAMRETMEDVRAAMRANRRLRPAQKDNFALQTADTALEFWNKMKGYLVVAGVALPAIGLVVGAIVIMNIMLVAVAERTREIGIRKALGAKRRDILLQFLIESSTLGTVGSAIGVALGIGLAKFISLVSPLPASVAPWSIVVGVALGAGVGIVSGVYPASRASRLDPIAALRQE; encoded by the coding sequence GTGCCGTTCTTCGAAGCCATTCGCCTGGCACTCAGCACCATCCGCACCCAGAAGCTCAAGAGCGCGTTCACGCTGCTCGGAGTGTGTATCGGTGTCATGTTCCTCATCTCCGTCGTATCGATCGTCGAGGGGATGGGGCGCTACATGGAGGATGACCTGGTCGGGAAGCTGATCGGCCTGAACACCTTCGAAGTGCGCAATCGTCCGAACATCAACATCGGCGATGTCGATGCCGCGACGTGGGAGGAGTACCGTCGCCGGCCGCGGATCGAAATCACCGATGTGGAGCCCGTCACCAGTGCCCTGCCGGCGGATGCCAATTGGTACATCGTGAGCGATGGCCAGGTCACAGCATCCACCACGGTGAGTGGCAAGCCGCGGCAGGTTCAGGTGTCCGCAGTGGACGGTGACTACTTCAACATGAAGAAGCTCGGCGTGTCGGAAGGGCGCGTGCTCTCCGAACAGGAGCTCAGCCGCGGTGAAAAGGTCGCCGTGATCGGGATCGACGCCGCCAAGCGCCTCTTCCCGGGCCTCGATCCTGTCGATCGCGAGGTGCGCCTGGGCGGTGTGCCGTATCGCATCGTCGGCATCGCCGAAACGCAGGGCCAGATCTTCGGCATGTCGATGGACAACTTCCTCGTCACCACGTGGCGGTCACCCGTGCGCCGGCTCGTGAATCCGCGTCCGAACATCGTTGACGCGATCGCGATCCAGTTGCCGAGTGAACCGGCCATGCGCGAGACCATGGAAGACGTGCGGGCGGCCATGCGGGCCAATCGTCGATTGCGCCCGGCGCAGAAGGACAACTTCGCGCTGCAGACGGCCGACACCGCACTCGAGTTCTGGAACAAGATGAAAGGCTACCTGGTGGTGGCCGGCGTCGCCCTGCCCGCCATTGGTCTGGTGGTCGGCGCGATCGTCATCATGAACATCATGCTCGTGGCGGTCGCCGAGCGCACGCGCGAAATCGGTATCCGCAAGGCACTCGGCGCCAAGCGGCGCGACATTCTGCTGCAGTTCCTCATCGAATCCAGTACGCTGGGCACGGTGGGGTCGGCCATCGGCGTGGCGCTGGGTATCGGCCTCGCCAAGTTCATCTCGCTCGTATCGCCGTTGCCGGCGAGCGTGGCGCCGTGGTCCATCGTGGTGGGTGTGGCCCTTGGCGCCGGCGTTGGCATCGTTTCCGGTGTCTATCCGGCCAGTCGCGCGTCGCGGCTCGACCCGATTGCCGCCCTGCGTCAGGAATAG
- a CDS encoding ABC transporter permease, whose product MAFFEAVRLALATIRVQKLKSFFTLIGVTIGVMFLIAVVSIVEGMSRYVENDFAGKLFGVNTFTLRRWNDFNTDDNLDWREIQRRPRLFPQDAALVRGVLPPGSLSAIASELFMSANSPYNRPRQVQAVATEASYFTIKKFNLERGRAFGQQEVNIGARVIVIGVEVAEHFFQGLDPIGRELRLNGTPFEVIGVIEKQGTIFGFSLDRLAIAPYTSPLHRAIRPRGDIESMVVQAPSAVLVTDGMDAAREVLRAARRLPPGKADNFALETQDEALAFFDGIKSKMVVFGTALPAIGLVVGAMVIMNIMLVAVAERTREIGVRKALGARRRDIMSQFLVESATLSVVGAAVGIGLGVGLAATIAALTPLPAAVAPWSVVAALVVGAGVGIAAGIYPASRAARLDPIAALRQE is encoded by the coding sequence ATGGCATTCTTCGAAGCCGTCCGGTTGGCGCTGGCCACCATTCGTGTGCAGAAGCTGAAAAGCTTCTTCACGTTGATCGGTGTGACCATTGGCGTCATGTTCCTCATCGCCGTCGTATCCATCGTGGAAGGCATGAGTCGTTACGTGGAGAACGACTTTGCCGGCAAGCTGTTCGGCGTGAACACTTTCACGTTGCGCCGCTGGAACGACTTCAATACGGATGACAATCTCGACTGGCGCGAGATCCAGCGCCGACCGCGACTCTTCCCACAGGATGCGGCACTGGTGCGCGGAGTGCTGCCGCCGGGTAGTCTGTCGGCAATCGCGAGCGAGTTGTTCATGTCCGCCAATTCGCCTTACAACCGCCCACGCCAGGTGCAGGCGGTCGCGACGGAAGCCTCGTACTTCACGATCAAGAAGTTCAATCTCGAGCGCGGTCGTGCATTCGGGCAGCAGGAAGTCAACATCGGTGCACGGGTGATCGTGATCGGCGTGGAAGTGGCGGAACACTTCTTCCAGGGGCTCGATCCCATCGGACGTGAGCTGCGACTCAATGGCACGCCGTTCGAAGTGATCGGGGTGATCGAGAAACAGGGGACGATCTTCGGATTCTCGCTCGATCGACTCGCCATCGCGCCGTACACCAGTCCCCTGCACCGGGCCATTCGGCCGCGGGGGGACATCGAATCGATGGTGGTACAGGCTCCCTCTGCCGTGCTGGTCACGGACGGTATGGATGCGGCGCGTGAGGTGCTTCGTGCGGCGCGGCGCCTGCCGCCCGGCAAGGCGGACAACTTCGCGTTGGAAACACAGGACGAAGCGCTGGCCTTCTTCGACGGGATCAAGTCGAAGATGGTGGTGTTTGGCACCGCGCTGCCGGCGATCGGCCTCGTCGTGGGTGCCATGGTCATCATGAACATCATGCTGGTGGCCGTTGCCGAACGCACGCGGGAGATCGGTGTGCGCAAGGCACTGGGCGCACGACGGCGCGACATCATGTCCCAGTTTCTCGTGGAATCGGCCACGCTGAGCGTGGTTGGCGCGGCCGTTGGTATCGGACTCGGTGTTGGGCTCGCGGCGACGATTGCCGCGCTGACGCCGCTCCCTGCGGCCGTGGCGCCGTGGTCCGTGGTGGCGGCGCTGGTGGTCGGCGCGGGTGTGGGCATCGCCGCGGGTATCTATCCCGCGAGCCGCGCGGCGCGCCTCGATCCCATCGCCGCCCTGAGGCAGGAGTAG
- a CDS encoding ABC transporter permease — protein sequence MSAFSTRLSAVSEGVRIALDAVRANKVRAGLTILGIAVGVFVVVAISAAVHGINKSVEKDFASTGPTTFFVTRYPISFEACDGSDETCKWLRNPPLRSNEVEMLRRLSSVEAVGERLDWGAKVKYRDRELSQASVEGYSAEWTTIGAPDVYPGRAFTSAEARTGARVVVITTLMVERVFGELDPIGKTLLVNNVPFEVIGVYKDNSSFLSGGERPKAVMPVQALIRYVGARASNIGLAVKPRSNVSRDQVIDDVTAGLRGMRGTRPAEESSFAIITQDKLFETYNSIFGMFFLVMIALSGVGLIVGGVGVIAIMMISVTERTREIGVRKALGATRATILWQFLVEAATLTGIGGAIGLFVGWLGALLIRNFTPIDASIPPMAVVAALGASCVTGVLFGMLPASRASKLDPVEALRHE from the coding sequence ATGTCTGCCTTCAGCACCCGCCTGTCCGCCGTTTCCGAAGGCGTACGCATCGCGCTCGATGCGGTGCGCGCCAACAAGGTGCGCGCCGGTCTGACCATCCTCGGCATCGCCGTTGGTGTGTTCGTGGTGGTCGCCATCTCCGCGGCTGTGCACGGCATCAACAAGTCGGTCGAGAAGGACTTCGCCAGCACCGGTCCGACGACGTTTTTTGTCACGCGATACCCCATTTCCTTCGAGGCCTGCGACGGCTCCGATGAAACGTGCAAGTGGCTCCGCAATCCGCCCCTTCGCTCGAACGAAGTGGAGATGCTGCGCCGCCTGTCGTCCGTTGAAGCGGTTGGCGAGCGTCTCGACTGGGGTGCGAAGGTGAAGTATCGCGATCGCGAGCTCTCGCAGGCGTCCGTGGAAGGCTACTCGGCCGAGTGGACCACGATCGGCGCCCCGGATGTGTATCCCGGGCGTGCCTTCACGTCCGCCGAGGCGCGGACCGGCGCACGGGTGGTCGTGATCACGACGCTCATGGTGGAGCGCGTGTTCGGTGAACTCGATCCGATCGGCAAGACCCTGCTCGTCAACAACGTGCCGTTCGAAGTGATCGGTGTGTACAAGGACAACAGCAGCTTCCTGTCGGGTGGCGAGCGTCCGAAGGCCGTCATGCCCGTGCAGGCGCTCATCCGCTATGTGGGTGCGCGCGCCAGCAATATCGGCCTGGCGGTGAAGCCGCGCAGCAACGTGTCGCGTGATCAGGTTATCGACGACGTGACGGCCGGATTGCGCGGCATGCGTGGTACACGACCGGCTGAAGAGTCGAGCTTCGCCATCATCACGCAGGACAAGTTGTTCGAGACGTACAACTCGATCTTCGGCATGTTCTTCCTCGTGATGATTGCCCTGTCCGGCGTCGGCCTGATCGTTGGTGGCGTGGGGGTGATCGCCATCATGATGATCTCCGTGACGGAACGGACGCGCGAGATCGGCGTGCGCAAGGCACTGGGTGCCACACGTGCCACCATTTTGTGGCAATTTCTGGTGGAAGCCGCAACGCTCACGGGCATTGGTGGCGCCATCGGTCTTTTCGTGGGATGGCTCGGCGCGCTCCTCATCCGGAACTTCACACCCATCGATGCGAGCATTCCGCCGATGGCGGTGGTGGCCGCACTGGGCGCGAGCTGCGTGACCGGCGTGTTGTTCGGCATGCTGCCGGCCAGCCGCGCATCGAAGCTCGACCCCGTCGAAGCACTGCGCCACGAGTAG
- a CDS encoding TolC family protein, which yields MTISVKSHVLFRTVALAAGLLGPVVPSVAAAQAAPAAPAAGAILTLSDALALARRNNPTLQTSLNSRRIAAANVRAANGAFLPSVNTSLGGSYREGRQTFFQGQGFGSTNDQLSTDVSAGASLNLSMAALNDRRAVKANQDATESDIQAAEQRVRNDVTVQYMAALQQQARAQLQDTLLTTTSAQLQLAQARLQVGSGTQLDVQRAEVTHGQQRVAALNARNQAAIEIVRLYQQIGLPPVLETRLDTALAPTPTLDLQSVLASARSDNPTLDAARTRQESARRSIASARSGYIPTLALSANISGFTNRYTNTNALIQQGLAGVLSSQASCIRTEEVRARLNLDNRLTQCQGMAFTPADEQAIRDSQGKYPLDFTRNPYGLSATFSLPIFNGFRREQQIEQASVNQRNAQIEVRNQELRISSDVTAAYLQLNTAQQTVTMQEENVRSARTALELAQERYRVGAISIVDLVQARGDYERAATDRITAIYDVQRAFAALENAVGRPLR from the coding sequence ATGACGATTTCCGTGAAATCTCACGTGCTCTTCAGGACGGTCGCGCTGGCCGCTGGCCTTCTCGGCCCAGTGGTGCCCTCGGTGGCCGCAGCGCAGGCTGCACCCGCCGCTCCGGCTGCCGGTGCGATTCTGACCTTGTCGGACGCTCTGGCTCTGGCCCGTCGCAACAACCCGACGCTGCAGACGTCCCTGAATTCACGGCGCATCGCGGCGGCCAATGTGCGTGCCGCGAACGGCGCGTTCCTGCCTTCCGTGAACACGTCGTTGGGCGGCAGCTATCGCGAAGGCCGTCAGACGTTCTTCCAGGGTCAGGGGTTCGGTTCGACCAACGATCAGTTGTCCACCGACGTCTCCGCCGGTGCGAGCCTGAACCTGTCCATGGCGGCGCTCAATGACCGCCGGGCGGTCAAGGCCAACCAGGACGCGACCGAGTCGGACATCCAGGCCGCCGAACAGCGGGTGCGCAACGACGTGACGGTGCAGTACATGGCGGCGCTGCAGCAGCAGGCACGCGCGCAGCTACAGGACACGTTGCTGACCACCACGTCGGCGCAGTTGCAGTTGGCCCAGGCGCGCCTGCAGGTGGGCTCCGGCACGCAGCTCGATGTGCAGCGGGCCGAGGTCACGCACGGACAGCAGCGCGTGGCCGCGCTCAATGCACGCAATCAGGCCGCCATCGAAATCGTGCGTCTCTATCAGCAGATCGGCTTGCCGCCGGTGCTGGAGACCCGACTCGACACCGCCCTGGCTCCCACGCCGACGCTCGATCTGCAGTCGGTGCTCGCCAGCGCACGCAGCGACAACCCCACGCTCGATGCCGCACGGACGCGCCAGGAAAGTGCGCGGCGTTCGATCGCGTCCGCCCGCAGCGGGTACATCCCGACGCTGGCGCTGTCGGCCAACATCTCGGGCTTCACCAACCGCTACACCAACACCAACGCCCTCATCCAACAGGGACTGGCTGGTGTGCTGTCGTCGCAGGCCTCCTGCATTCGCACGGAAGAAGTCCGGGCCCGCCTGAATCTCGACAACCGGCTCACGCAGTGTCAGGGCATGGCCTTCACACCGGCCGACGAACAGGCGATTCGGGATTCGCAGGGCAAGTATCCCCTCGATTTCACGCGCAACCCGTACGGCCTGAGCGCGACGTTTTCTCTGCCGATCTTCAACGGTTTCCGCCGCGAGCAGCAGATCGAACAGGCGAGCGTGAATCAGCGTAACGCCCAGATCGAAGTGCGCAATCAGGAACTGCGCATCTCGTCGGACGTCACGGCGGCCTATCTGCAGCTCAATACCGCGCAGCAGACGGTCACCATGCAGGAAGAGAACGTGCGCAGCGCGCGCACGGCGCTCGAACTGGCCCAGGAACGCTATCGCGTCGGCGCGATCAGCATCGTGGACCTCGTGCAGGCGCGTGGTGACTACGAGCGCGCTGCCACGGATCGCATCACCGCCATTTACGACGTGCAACGGGCCTTCGCGGCACTCGAGAACGCCGTCGGTCGCCCCCTTCGCTAA
- a CDS encoding efflux RND transporter periplasmic adaptor subunit codes for MTKTVKYGIGGAVVVAVAALAFVAAKKNTTKPVEVRTEAVEARDLVASVTASGQIQPRTMVNVSADVTGKIVRLSVKEGDIVKKGQFLLQIDPEQPTAALQRSEAGQASAKAQAAQARANLIQAERNYERSLKIQQSTPTLVSVEQIEQLKTQMEVNKALAEAADYSVEQAVASVRDARQALNRTTIVAPMSGKITRLNVEEGETAIMGTLNKDAATLLTISDMAVLETKVKVDETDVARINVGDSALIQIDAFPDTTFVGKVVEISNSSVTKTATANTGDQAIDYEVRVQLLNPPVDTRPDFSATAKIVTATRTKVLSIPIIALTVRENESLPSGDSAMAVGGRQPTKEVGKRDVEGVFIVGADNKVTFRPVKVGIAGERHFEVLDGLKTGETIVAGTYQAIRELKDGALIKVNKPEEKKAPAAGSKS; via the coding sequence ATGACCAAGACCGTGAAGTACGGCATCGGCGGTGCTGTCGTCGTCGCTGTGGCCGCCCTGGCCTTTGTCGCCGCCAAGAAGAACACCACCAAGCCGGTCGAAGTGCGCACCGAGGCGGTGGAAGCGCGGGATCTCGTGGCGTCGGTGACCGCCAGCGGACAGATCCAGCCCCGCACCATGGTCAACGTCTCGGCTGACGTGACCGGCAAGATCGTGCGCCTGTCCGTGAAGGAAGGCGACATCGTGAAGAAGGGACAGTTCCTGCTGCAGATCGATCCGGAGCAGCCCACGGCGGCCTTGCAGCGGTCCGAAGCCGGACAGGCGTCGGCCAAGGCGCAGGCGGCGCAGGCGCGCGCCAATCTGATCCAGGCCGAGCGCAACTACGAGCGTTCGCTCAAGATCCAGCAGTCCACGCCCACGCTGGTGAGCGTCGAACAGATCGAGCAGCTCAAGACGCAGATGGAAGTGAACAAGGCACTCGCCGAAGCGGCCGACTACTCGGTCGAGCAGGCCGTGGCGTCGGTGCGTGACGCGCGTCAGGCCCTCAACCGCACCACGATCGTGGCGCCGATGAGCGGCAAGATCACCCGCCTGAACGTGGAAGAAGGCGAAACGGCGATCATGGGCACGCTGAACAAGGACGCGGCGACCCTGCTGACGATCTCCGACATGGCCGTGCTCGAGACCAAGGTGAAGGTCGACGAAACCGACGTGGCGCGCATCAATGTCGGCGACTCGGCACTCATCCAGATCGACGCCTTCCCCGACACGACGTTTGTCGGCAAGGTCGTGGAAATCTCCAACAGCTCGGTCACGAAGACCGCCACCGCCAACACCGGTGACCAGGCCATCGACTACGAAGTGCGGGTGCAGCTCCTGAATCCGCCGGTGGATACCCGCCCCGACTTCTCGGCCACGGCCAAGATTGTCACGGCCACTCGGACCAAGGTGCTGAGCATCCCGATCATCGCCCTGACCGTGCGCGAGAACGAGAGCCTGCCGAGCGGTGATTCCGCGATGGCTGTCGGCGGACGGCAGCCCACGAAGGAAGTGGGCAAGCGCGATGTGGAAGGCGTGTTCATCGTCGGCGCGGACAACAAGGTCACCTTCCGCCCTGTGAAGGTCGGCATCGCGGGTGAGCGTCACTTCGAAGTGCTGGATGGTCTCAAGACCGGCGAGACGATCGTGGCCGGTACCTACCAGGCGATCCGTGAACTCAAGGACGGCGCGTTGATCAAGGTCAACAAGCCGGAAGAGAAGAAGGCGCCGGCGGCAGGAAGCAAGTCATGA
- a CDS encoding ABC transporter ATP-binding protein, translating into MSSADEIGLSTTGERRAVVGAPGATPGQDWVIVTRQLTRQYDMGGEIVRALRGVDLAIRRNEYVAIMGPSGSGKSTLMNLIGCLDTPNGGEYWLNGMLVSTMSDDQLARVRNKEIGFVFQTFNLLPRASALQNVELPLVYAGVSAEERKKRATEALERVQLGQRMHHRPNELSGGQRQRVAIARALVNRPSILLADEPTGNLDSQTSSEIMRVFDELSREGQTVVMVTHEPDIAANARRVVVLRDGVIASDERRNQFVERVGVSVAH; encoded by the coding sequence ATGAGCAGCGCGGACGAAATCGGCCTCAGCACGACCGGCGAACGGCGTGCGGTGGTGGGTGCCCCGGGAGCGACCCCGGGACAGGATTGGGTGATCGTCACCCGCCAGCTCACACGGCAGTACGACATGGGCGGCGAAATCGTCCGCGCTCTTCGCGGGGTCGACCTCGCGATCCGACGCAACGAATACGTGGCCATCATGGGTCCGTCCGGCTCGGGCAAGTCGACGCTGATGAATCTCATCGGCTGCCTCGACACACCCAACGGCGGTGAATACTGGCTGAACGGCATGCTCGTCTCGACGATGAGCGATGACCAGCTCGCGCGCGTGCGCAACAAGGAAATCGGGTTCGTCTTTCAGACGTTCAACCTGCTGCCACGCGCCTCGGCGCTGCAAAACGTGGAGCTGCCGCTGGTCTACGCCGGTGTGTCGGCGGAAGAACGGAAGAAGCGCGCCACGGAAGCGCTGGAGCGCGTGCAGCTCGGCCAGCGTATGCACCACCGTCCCAACGAATTGTCCGGTGGTCAGCGTCAGCGTGTCGCCATCGCCCGGGCGCTGGTGAACCGTCCGTCCATCCTGCTGGCCGACGAACCCACGGGTAATCTCGACTCGCAGACATCCTCGGAAATCATGCGGGTGTTCGACGAGTTGTCGCGCGAAGGGCAGACGGTGGTCATGGTGACGCACGAACCCGATATCGCGGCCAATGCACGGCGTGTGGTCGTGTTGCGTGACGGTGTCATCGCCAGCGACGAGCGTCGCAATCAGTTCGTCGAGCGCGTCGGCGTCAGCGTCGCGCACTAA